One region of Actinomycetota bacterium genomic DNA includes:
- a CDS encoding pyruvate kinase (catalyzes the formation of phosphoenolpyruvate from pyruvate) translates to ARDLRVAAIVTLTESGATARAVARHRPRVPIVGVAGDAATARRLALVWGVTPLVSDSRGSVDERFAGAVALVRDAGLAAPGDLVALTAGLAPGVAGATDTLQVRRVP, encoded by the coding sequence CGCGCGCGACCTGCGGGTGGCCGCGATCGTCACGCTCACCGAGTCCGGCGCCACGGCCCGGGCGGTCGCGCGTCACCGCCCGCGCGTGCCGATCGTGGGTGTGGCCGGTGACGCGGCGACCGCGCGCCGGCTCGCGCTCGTCTGGGGGGTGACCCCGCTCGTCTCCGACTCGCGCGGCAGCGTGGACGAGCGCTTCGCCGGCGCCGTCGCGCTGGTGCGCGACGCCGGGCTCGCGGCGCCCGGCGACCTCGTCGCGCTCACCGCCGGCCTCGCGCCGGGGGTTGCGGGGGCGACGGACACGCTCCAAGTGCGCCGGGTGCCGTAG